GATGTATCTAATTTGCTGTCAGAGACTTCAGTTCCCTTCCATGAAAACACAGGCTGTCAACACTCTACCGGCACTGTCCACCTCAGtcagtcctcacctctcctcagGATCACCTCCCTCAAGTCGTCAACCAGTCAGCAAGCCGAGTCCATCAGAGAGTGACGGGTCTGAGGCCACTATACACACTGTGCCGTACTGTTTTTCATTTGGGTTTTGTTACTCAGCCTGAAACCAGATTCTCCCAACGACCACCTCAGTGTAGGTGCACTTagtagggctacaactaacagaaaacagtgaaaagtaCTGATCAGTGCTTCCCAGAACCCgaagtgatgtcttcaaatatcttgttttgttcgACCAATTGTCagtttataatgatataaaacaagtaaattctcgcatttgagaagctggaaccagatcATTTTTAGTATTTGTTgcataaaaaatgacatgaATGGTTAATTAATTATGAAAATTGTTACCAATCAATTTTATGTCAATCAACGACTTCACTGACAATCATCGTCTTTTCAGCACTAAAATTAAGcaaatgtgttttcttaaagtgttattttcactttacttttaaaatgttaaattcaCCCGTTCAGACCTGAAATGAACCTGTTGAATTAATATGTTGGTGCCTCCGATTTGTTTAAAGGTTCTATATACGAGATTCAGAAACACGCAATGTCGCACTCGAGCACCAGCATctcaaaccaaaacaaatggGCGCGTCTGCTCAGAAATAGAGGACCAACATGTTgattagtgtttatttaacgtgtctccatgacttcatccatccatccatcctctgtgaattttcagtacaaagtaaaaactaacatcactaattcttcctgcctgtTGTCCGACAtatttgtttacactaaagtcacgtttgatcacaggagattttgcgagatttcagttttttttagtggggactcttgttgttgatgactgaatctgttagtgtgtggtgtgctgtttctctccacacacacacactataggaacaaaactgttaaatttaacagaacatgtcaatatgtgtggtctctctcacattttacacatctgttaACATTTGacaaatcttttagtgtgggccagactTAAGGTGTTGATGTCACGACAACCAACTGTTGTATAATAATCATGTGACACtaaatattgattttaaaacattttattacagGCTAAAGTAATCGAGAAGCTTAAGCCAAAAAACAGTTCAGAACTAATCACAGTCTGTAGTTACTGTTACAACCTTTGTGctaaccttttttttcctgaatgaACTCAAAGTGATCTCTAACTTCATATGTCTGTGCTAACATTTTGCGTCACATATGTATTTGATTAAATCTTTAGCTGAGAAACAGCTCTATTACTCAGAAACAAAAGATCACAGAATAACTTTGTCccagcagagaaaagtgtttTAACTGGCCATGGTGTAAGCTCATGTTGTGTTTAATTCACACACACGCTGGCCATGCTAAACATGTAGCCACTCCCGCCGGTGTAAAGTGCTCTGGATAAAAAGCTCCACTGAATGTTGGATGTGGTGTGAAGTAAGTGAGCGATTGGTGGTCTGCTCCTGACAGACCTGTAAACGACTCTGTCAGGGTAGAAATCACAGCGCTGGCTCTCAGGGTTCGTCAGCTTCACCGTCACAATCACAGAGTCGGACGTCTGGTACCAACGGGCCGTAGGGTGGAAACTGAAACCGGAGGGGAAACAAATACGTTTTAAAATTAATCTCCAcctcaaattaaaatgttgtttatagCAGTGGTTCCGATCCTGGGGTCTGGGCCCCTCTTaggggggcgccaaagatcacagggggtgcgccaggattaGCCTGCTATGAGGTTggcaaaattagatttgctcatgtataactaaaatcataataacacacttactggattatttatacaaaagtctgtatataaaactatttaaaaagatatatgtTTTTGAtacttagtagcaaaatctaacaaaatattcaatccacatttgttggtgtttagcctttcaaaaacaacactttCAAGTAGGgtgcttcaaggaaaataggttgggaaccacagaTTTAGAGACAATAAACAACTGTAGTCCCACTTGTGCAGTCTGGAACATCTACTGCATGCGTTCAAAGGTAAGAtttgtaagtacagaagttgtagtaggAAGTTTTCTTTTACTGTCCAGATCGGCCATCTTGTACCTTTTTGTGGACTCGTCACAGTCTATCTCATTAGTGCTGAtgagctgctggctgctgctctgATCGTCTCCTGCagaaacacctgaacacagGAACAGGTTTAAGAGAAGATTAACAACCACAATGTTTGTCTCAGGTTCACTAAAAACAATTCtgtttttgcatgtattttttttaaatgtggaaGCAGCTATAAAGTCTTGTGTTGTCTTCTTACAATAGAGCGCTCcggggatgacatatttttgtaggccaaccaggaagttagcatcgccctggttccctcgacagaaagccaatgggatttttccattgggttttggattattgcagacgatacttaaatgttttgttcagcaagataaactccacaaatgaacaccactttatgatttttgaagtgtgaatgtaatctctagaagtaaaaagctaacgttacgctataaacaaactacaccatggttgcatgaacgtgagtatacacaatgaggctATAAAGGAGGACGAAACGGCGTGATGACAttaagtagtctcatttagccacttgttagcaaccgcctttttaaagacataaaagcttcaaaattcacaagtgggatatgtatttatgtattttatgtcgtagaacaaaatgttaaaatctcttccgcttgtgttaaccacagaccttatttcagccatctaactaaaacccattgacttccagacgagggaacaggaagtgataaAATGCTTTAGGACTcgttcctgtagcactctataccTGTAATTTACTAAATTTAATAATAACTATTATTTTATCAGCTTCTGGTTTTATCAGTTTTTTGTGTAGTGACAACAATGTGTGATGTATGAGTAAATATACAGCTTTTTATATCTAATAATCTACATGTTCAAAATGCAACATGAAGCTTCTCAGTGTCCATCTACAATTTTTACTGAAGTTCAgacttttactgtatttttaccATTTTCCCCGGGGTTGAGACGAGCAGCCTGGTTGGTCGTGGGGCAAAGTTCTCCTCCTTCAACGATCCTGTGTATTGAAATCACAATTATGACCAAAAAACCCGAAGCTAGAGACATTAATCCCTCTGAGGGACTTTCAGTTGAACCTCCTGGTACGTTTAATATTTGTGTGACGTTGTTTATATGTAGTTTACTCTCAGAGGGGTGAACCACGAAGCAAGTTGGACAGTGCCAGGCTCGTATTCATAAAAGGGATTCTTAAAGTAtcacaaataaaatattaaatttggATAAAATGGTGCTGTGAGCTGGTTGGGAAAACCCTGAATACAAAGACGGAGGCAGGCTAAATGACTGTTGGAACATGTTTGTGATGTCTGAAGCCTGAATAAAGACCAACTAATTTTTTGAGTATGAAGACACCAACCTCATCATCTGCTCAGCTGACTTCAGATCAGCAGTGTGGGTGTTTCTCTGTCCAACAGCGGCCTGGCTGGCCAACAGGGGTTTCTGATCACACACTGTAACCAGGTGGAGTTcagctgctggtggtgctgggaCCAGGTGGCGTTcagctgctggtggtgctgggaCCAGGTGGAGTTcagctgctggtggtgctgggaCCAGGTGGAGTTcagctgctggtggtgctgggaCCAGGGACTGGATCATTGAAGACACTGGACTAGGAGGCTCACATGGCTCGAGGTGAGGAAGGTCAGCGAGCTGACTGACCTCGGCTGCTCTGAAGGCTTCAGCCAGAACTTCCACTTCAGCGTTGATCCTGACCTCCAGAGACGCCGGAGCATCCCCCGACCTACACACAACATTCattcaattacatttatttttatatagtgtcaaatcacaacagaagttatctcgagaagCTTTTCATAtaaagcaggtctagaccgCGCTCTATAATAATCATCAGAGTGAAGGTGGCTGATGTATTCTTACATGTACCAACCACTCGGTCCACTACCGGGACAGCGGAGCGTTGGTTTCCTTACCCAGAGATGTGACCCGCCGCCTTGTTGTAGCTGGCCTTGCTCTCCTGGCAGAGCGCCCTCAGCAGGTCCAGATGCTCCGGGTTGCTGACACCCCACTCAGTGTTCAGGATCTCTGACTGCACGCTGTACTCATTGATCACCGTTTTCATACCTGGCACCTGGGTCACACGGACCTCCAAAGGATGACAACAAAAAAAGGTTTACTGGTGCCGACTGCACCCAAAACAGTCCAGTCCAACATTAGACTTATTAAAGTGACTGACATGAGCTGACAAAATCATTTTCATCTGCATTGGAGATTTTGGAGAAacattaaactttaaaaaagtgGACAGTCTAAAGAACCTAAGAAATCTTGTTATTAAACGGTAACTTTGGTATtgttcaacctggaccctattttcccatggtTTTGTGTAACCGAACAATAGGGACaataatttctgaaattggtccagtgttGAGgtagagcgctgtagacggcagccgaTCACAAGCTGTACTGTAAttctattggggcaagctggggCATttaaagttaccctttaattcAGATACTTTATGTGTCCATCAGTAACCCACTGACTGAATGAGGAGATGATCGACAGGTAAAAACCCACCATGGGATCAACAAAAACAGTATTCCCCAGACTGAGAACCACTCTGGCTCGGTGCTGCAGGCCTCGGATCTTCTTGTTGATCACTCTGGTGACCTGTGAgccaaaaaaaatgatccaatcACATAACCACCACACGACTGCTTGATTTACACAGGACTGATCAGTGGAAGCCATAAATCTGAGCACTAACCCCTGCAGAtttaatactgtgtgtgtgtaagtttaATCAACTCAAGACTGAGGACATTTCTAAAGAAAGCTGAAACTCAAttctgaacattttgaacatctGTAGTTTCTAGCTGCCACACAGAAATCTTCTGAAAAACTCTAAAACAGATTAACAGACTTGACATTTTTCATTGTATTCAACAGTTTCCAAAAACCTGGTAACCTCATTCAAATTCTCCTCTTCTTGTTTTGTATCTTGTTTTTtggtcatttaaaaatgttataaacgttgaaaaaaatatagatCTCTCCAGTGACCcaataaatgtgaaaaaacttttttttttacctccacCAATCACAATTGAGTTTTAGATGTGCAGCAGGTTAATCAGGGCCAAAGAAAGTTCGTGGTACATGTCTGTAACTTATCTCATCTTTTAAACCAGTTAGTTGTTTATGAGGCCTGTTTGaaagtagcatttattcactgacaaatggcctaaactgtacacacactgcactgctacgttcacagctataacattaCTGATAACGTCaaactcactcactctctccttTCGACTGCAAACACTGAGTACCGACGGTACCGACACATCAGTGAGCTGAATGGAGAGGATGTGCGGGTGGTGGTGGCAGACTGGCATGTGGCTATGAAACTGCTTTTGTAGTTTAAAGAAGACTAATCCCAAAACACTCAGTTGCCATCTTTCTGTTCCACCATAGAGACCGACCTCTGGTGGTGCGTGCTGGGCACTACAATACATCACTACAATACAACATCATAGAAAGCACAGCGTCTGTATTTATTACGTATTGAAAATCCTACGGACAGGATTTCTAAATATCCTGGTATATCGTAATACCGCCCAAGCCGAGTTCTGCCAGCTGATGAACTGTTCACCGTGTTAGTCCTGTTGAACACCTGGAGCTCGTGGTTGATGGAGGTGATTATACATAACTTTTTGAGCTGCAGTGTTTTTAGGACATTTACTGATTTGATCAGGGTCATGAGGTCACTATAAGTGGGCTTTAAAGACACCCTGTGGCAGACTGTATTCTCCAGCTACTAGTAAATTAATACAGAAAACTAATTACAGGAATAgtggagatgtgtctgtgtattTGAGAGCAAAGTGAGGCGGTGAGCAGCAAACCTTGGGGTGCCAGTCGGTCTCGGCGTCGACTGGTTTGACCCGGCAGACGATGATCTCCACAGCCTGGCCGGGCAGAGAGTGAAACTGCTCCGGGAGCTGGAGGACCTGATGGGAtttgacctcctcctccttacccACATCAATGAACCGAACCATGACGCTGAAAAACAGCCGGTCACCTCTGTCTGGGACAGACATCATCTTCACCCTGCCGCAGGGAGCACACACTGACATTACATACATTTATCTGTGTTGCTCTAATCCAGACAGACTTGCACTGATGTTGAAAGTAAAATAAGCTTCAGCTGATAAACCAGTAAAAAACTAacattaaagctagagtgacttataaatatatatatacatataaatgaacaCATGTTACATTCAAGCCCTTGCCAAACAAGTTCACACAATGCTGTTTAAGCCCATCGCCGCCAGGGAAAGATCTCTGTATTTCGCAGTATACCAGAGTTGTGGTGTCTGTGGCGACTTTCCTGTGCTGGCGCACCAGAAGTGATGCGTTTTACGTAGGGGGGGCAGGAAGGGGGAGAGACCATAGCGACGGAGCAGCAGCTAGGAAGGTTAGCTTTCTTAATGGATGCTTCAGAAGTAACTTCGCGTTCAGAGGAAGGATTAAAGCCAAAACATTTTCACGGGAAGAATTGAATAGGGCGctcctgaaaacataatgcctccagccGCGACTGTCACCGGCACGGAGACATAAAAACAGTCTGAGCGAGCTGGTAGCCTGCTAACTAACCAGCAACCTCATTTAGCAAAGACACTAACAAACATAGATACTGGTTACTTGCCTTCACTAACAGAGAATatcttaataaaaacaaacagcatttgGGCTTCAAGTGTCGTGAACAAAATGGTCTCCGTCAGTGTATTTAGATTTCATGTCAGACCTGTGGAAGACCTCGTCCTCCTGCACAGCGTATAAGCCTCCCTCCAGCATCTCCTCGGCTCCAGGTTTCTTGTCTGCATAGTAAGAAGTCATCTCAGACGCCATGCTCTGGAAGCCTCCGTCCTTCTGGACAATACGACCGTAGAACACTGATGCCGTCTTAATGTAGAGAGGCACAACCTGGGAGCACCGGACACAACACGGCGAGACATTTACTACAAGTGCAGACGACAAAGCACTAATTCATTCTTGTTTATTTGATTTGCTTTTCTGTAAATAAAGAAGATCTGTAAAGCAGTGTTCTCTGGGCTGAAGTGTCTGATGGATGAACAAGTTCACACAGCAGAGTAGAGACAAAGATGAGAATGTCCTCACCTCTATGACTCCTGAGGCAGGAAGCACCGACTGATCCAGATGGGAAATTAATCTGTGACGGTCGGGACATACAATGCTGTCTCTgcagaggaaaacacacaatCACATTATGGGgctaattgtttattttatcaaaaaatattttaaatccgTAATGAAAAAGAAGCTATTTTCCCCCAAACTGAGCTAGACCTGGGACAATGGATTTCAACCATAACACATGGATCCAAGCtacaaatgtgtattttttcatttctaaaatgtcagaaaatatgtCAATTAATGAActgattgtttcagctctgtGGTTAAAAATCCACCGGGTCATCCTATGTGTTGATTATACAGAGcagtagagatgcaccgatgcAGTTTTCTTGGGctaattcttatttttttaaagtctgacgTGCTGATTCCGATTTTCTTTCTAGATCTATAATTGACAGCATGCACAAACATTTTTGCAACAATTCTTTCATGGAAAATGTTCATTCAAATGTATGTTCACAATAAAACATTGACTCATAAATAACTTACATTTGAGATGTTACTGTCTGATCGATCTGTGCATCTTTACTGAGCAGCCCATACAGCTAAATATCTGTTTTGTTGTTGCCTTTACAGATTATAGACTAAAGATTAAACATTGAGCTCACCATATCAAATATCAACAGATATatcaaaaatataaacaacagAGCAGTTTATCGTTATTTGAAGAAGTCGGAAAGCTGACCTGCAGACTCCAAAGCTCTTGAGGTAGCTGCAGAGAGGCTTGTTGGTCTTCTGGTCCTCCCGGGCCACATGGACGCCCTGGGCGAAGGACAGCAGCTCCGGGGGCAGCGTGGCGTTGGTTCGCCCCAGGTAACGCAATATCCCGACCACATGACAGGCGTTCCTCTCAGAGATCAGCAGCACCGACCTGGTGGGATGAGGGTGGCTCTCTGTCGGTTCCTGGGAGGAAGCCTCGGAAAACAAATCAGAgaaattaaaacacaaatttCATCCGGCACACACGTGGAGACTGAAACTGTGGTTATGTGAATGAATAGAAGATTTGTCTGTTCTCACTCGTTCAGAAAGGTTCCTGAAGTTGTCGGCCATACAGAACAGTCGGCCGCCGAATACTTTGGGGGAAGTGGGGAAGCCATAGTGGACGACACAAGTCGCATCTCTGATTCCCAGACACTTCAGACACTCGGAGGTGATCactagaggtcaaaggtcaaacacaacaaaaattaaacaacagcagcactgtTAAGCCAAAGTTATACTTTGCGCATCTGCAAGGGTCCACGTGACGTAAATtgtcattttgacattttgtgtttctttgtggtcattttaagTCTCTTTAtggtctttgtggtcattttgtgtctttttgtggtcattttcagtctgtgtgtggtcattttgagtctctttgtggtcattttatgtctctttgtggtcatttaaaGTCTCTTTAtggtctttgtggtcattttgtgactctttatggtcattttaagtctctttatggtcaatttgagtctctctgtggtctttgtgtgtctctttgaggGGTCTTCGCGTAGGCTCTGTGTCCGCGTACTGGCAATTTGTTGTGATCGTGCAGCCACTACGCTACAAGTAGCAGCATATCaatctactgcgcatgtgtggaACGCGTCCTCCAAGCGGACAGTACACACAGAACTGACAGTATATACAGAACTACCACGCTTCCGTGGTGTCGACAGCTGTCTGTGTACGTGTCCATGGATAATTTTTCCTTATAGATACGTTTAATTTACCCAGAATAACGTGAGTGCCGGGGCCGATGTCTTTCCTCCACTGCTGGATGACGAAGTCAAACTGGTGTGTTAACCCCTCGTGGGTCTTGAGGCAGAATGCTGATTTGTTGCTCACAGCCTGAAGGTTACAAGAGACACTGTTAATTCAAGGAAAACTGCACTTTGGTTTCTCTTTCCACTATCAGTGCACTCCATCTGTACATCAGGCATGTTGATGGAGAGTGGTAATGAGAGAGGATTTGCCACTTGCTAATAAGACACTGTACTAGAGGCTAGTACGGACACAGTGTACTTCACAGTAGGATGAGACATACACTGTGTGtagtttttttaatctgttggGCTCACTGGTCCTAAATTAAAGATCCAATCACAGGAATGTACAGCATAAACGGAAGCTGGCGTTTCACCTTGAACACGTCTTCAACCTCCTGAGCAGAGTTGGCTACGATCAGAGTCTTCTGGCCGACTTTGGGGGTGAAATCCAACGGACCCAACAGTACCGACATCTTACTGCTCTCTAGAGTCATGAGGATGATCTGCAGGAAGACAAACATTTCCTTAAACTGAGAATCTCATCAGACATCACAACTTACAGCTGAACGATAGTCTGCACTACCACTTATGACAGCGGCTTTACTGCACATTTTATATGTAAGTAGTCTTACAATCGGTGTAGAACATGTTGAAATATAACAATCTGCAGTTATCCACAGAGTTTGGAGTAattcacaattattttgatctTGAAATGAACTTTCtaattaaccattttttttcagaattgcAAGGCTTGGGTTTAGATCTGTATTATGAAATGTGATCAACATTATTAGATCAGTTTCATCAGtcttaataacaaaataaagttatttaacTGCATTTTTTGGATCTTTTTTACATCTTAAATGTTGTTGAGTAAAACAGATATTTTAGGATTTAAAAACCTACAGCGAAGCATGACAGCATGAAGTTGTGATCACATGTGATTCACTGAGACTGACCTGCTGAACGTTACCATAGAGAGCAGCTTCCTCCGGGACAGTCATGACAACGCAGGGGTATGGCATGTGATTGGCTAACAAACCCTCCATGTGACTGGTCCATCTTTTCGTCACGGCGACGAGCTGCTGAGGACAGGAAGCCTTCTGCTCGCTGGAGGTCACCTTCTGGAAATGCTGCAAAATGGTCGCCATCTAACAGGACATCATTCATGTTTAAAGAAATACGTAGAAATGTTTTACTTTGGGTGGAGAAGCAAAAGATGTTGATGCAACCACAACGTATTCATGAAATGACAcagacattaaagggatagttcagccgtttctcagtggggttgcatgaggtacttatccatagtcagtgtattacctacagtagatggcggttggcacgcccccagtatctatgctctcttcaaagccaccagactcctttgtcATTTTATCTCGCAGAACAcaagagttgctggtctaccgctgcctcgatcagtttgtttgttttattgtgtgactttgttgttttgaagtgttagttcgtccacagcagtacattgctttgctcttgTGCAGTAACTCCAATcggtttctccaaactccatctactgtaagtaatacgctgactatggagaagtacctcatacaacccctcttcaaaacatcagaactatccctttaatcttTCTAAACTAAACTTTAACTGCCTGTTagcagctactgtagctcagaAGCTGTTGAGTGTGAATGACGAGCAGACGGTCACCTGATCTGGAGCCAGAGTAAAGAGCTGGTCGGCCTCGTCCAGCACGAGGTGGTACAGACGCAGGAACAGGAAGCAGTGGCAGGACAGCAGACGGACCAGACTGAAGGGGGTGGTCACTAACAGCAGGCCTggtcaaaataaaaatagaaaatctaGGAAATGATTTGACTACCTTAGTTTGGGATAATCTCAAACATTTGGGGGATTTTCTATAACAACCTCACAGGTGTGGAGTCATCAGCTGACCACTAGCAGATTGTGCTTTGCTCACAGTTTTTGGGGATCCTGACAGCCTTGGCTTCGTCTTTGCTGTCGCCCAGCAGCACGATGACCGGGTGGAGGACTGGGGTGACCTTCATTTCCTCCAGCAGGTCATACACCGCCTGGACCTTCTCCCAGCCTGGACACAGCAGCACCGCTATGGGCTGGACAACAACACAGAAAGTGCAGATCCAAAAATTAGAGCACCATTGTCTGAAAACAACAAGTCTTACAATAATGACTGACGGCACCGTCAATCAATTGATGGCGCTATATAAAGGGATGTGTGgtacaaaatgaaaatagagTATTTTAATGCAGTGCTGTTAAACCCACAGGATAGCGGGGGATCGCGattgactttactgtctttcagaggtagtagcaggttcagttttagaacTACAGtgaatatcatatgaaactacaaaacctaaggaatccattggtaccaaccatgtcatgctaacttgtcacgaaggacgctaaataacgctccaaacgtaccctaaacagtcttgaattacataaattgggtatcactgtaaagctgagacttttgtggatccaatgagtcttCATGtctgatgatgttagtccccattgtAGCCagttcattgtagtgagaccatgtTTTGtcacctgtggtgacctctaggataatcacagcctcatgaaactttacagccacaaactagagacctagagcattcagatgatggatggctttcctagttagattgacaataagggggtttctgagcagtttacacaacagaagtgcttgccatccaatcgccgaaaaatgcaattctccAAATGTCACCAgccacagcatggctttttctatggtgttcctcaaggtcttggtgtcttaatgtggtattttggagggagtattgatcatttttatcaattctccagtggtaaaaaatgtgGTTAAATTTAACACCAAATCTGTGTTATAAATGGTATcgacccaaaaattgctgcaacaacttatgagacataatagagcatgggtatgaccatcatatacttctatcataatgttctaagcccttatacgcttttacaattcattttaatagattaattaattaattcatcatgtttatttcttattaatgactagaacaacttgacacacagtgctgagcagcatctcaaattaatcttcaggttcccagctttcagatgatgtgcaccacttctatgtgacatctactgttgacctgctatctccccctgtaccctcctaaaaaagacaaaaacaggtccattgtgggtctcagggggttaatatTAGATTCATTGGAATAAAATAAACCACTTTGATCCAATTTCTGTATTAATGATGAACTCACCCCTGCGCTGGAGGTGGGGGAGGTGTAGATGGAGTTGAGCAGGATGTGGGTGAGGAGCGGGGCGAAGTAGCTGAGCGGCTGGTCTGCGTTGGGGGAGACGATGAGGGTGTTGCACCCTCGAGCCACAGCTGGCCAGCTGTAAAGGTCAGCTGGAGACAGAATGCTGTACTGCTTCTTCCGCAACACCTGGAGACAGACCGGTCGCTGTGTGAAACTCAGGTGGAGTTTAAACATGACGCTTTGGTTTTTAGTGTGAATAAACATCAAATTATCCACAACAAAATAATAGCCAGTCTCTtttttcaacaacaaaacaacaaactttATTTGGGGTGTTTTCAGAACACAGTAACATTaagttttgtattttttcataattttccaGACATAGGAAGAAGCTATTTCTAAAAATGAAACCCTGTTATTAACAGTGAAACAATTTTCAcaacaagttatttttaatgAAACCTGTAAGTAAAGGTCAAGAAGACAATGTTGTTTCAGGTCTCTCAGTCCCCTAAAATCTGTTTCTctcttattgtttttttctctcatttttacataaaaatagCCTCAAACAAAGGTCAGTGCACATTCTTGTTTACCCAGCGGAGACTATCCGTGATGGGGGCGTCATCCACACTGGTGCAGGGCTCCACTGGGAGAGCTGAGTGCACCAGAATCCCACTCTTCCTGGGATCACTGGGAACAGCCTGAAAACAGTCAAGAGGAGAAACAAAGACACATGGGACAGTAAATATGGCGGGAACATCATACAGACCGATGTTCACCTGATGCGGTGCGTTCTGATGTTTCATCAGCAGCAGATTTTGCAGCTCAGATGAAGCAGAGCGACCGCCGCACTTGCGCTGAAGCTGTTGCGTTAAATGACCAACACATCAACTAGAGTTTAGGTCAATTTTTTAGGGTTTCCGTATAGTTGAGCaaatttatcacacatttttttatctgttcaaaatgtaccttaaaagggagatttgtcaagtatttaatactcttatcaatat
The nucleotide sequence above comes from Sebastes fasciatus isolate fSebFas1 chromosome 4, fSebFas1.pri, whole genome shotgun sequence. Encoded proteins:
- the tdrd12 gene encoding putative ATP-dependent RNA helicase TDRD12 isoform X5, which encodes MLKISILKVESPSCLWGRVVRGHGGDAETTDQYDRLLAQMNLFYHDVTQDLRKLKPTSLEEGQVCVVYWSVMKSWCRAVVESIIMDSVSCQARCLLVDHGERLVVPSDQIRIAMQTFLQLPFWVRRFHLAGIKPTTLRVSVYEEKTRLIPSTQWDSSSTLYLHNLLQASTRTEAVLLESESDSTSIELYLTVGNIKICVNDDLVAKKFAYYSRESADSSGLNEVDQYPVMLSSSILTQTVCTSSNKPTAQTTQPPAAVSSSFDSAAGAGDWLTTDWLTAPSPPQSQQHELKTSEEGRRSKVADEQLSPGSQSKDGSDVAAAAESDSSEDTDSSLAAALTKNLSLFRFLKFLNPGSSYQQAAPSVSQHEELKDCRPEETTAASSTCTGQEVLIPLNNNEPVTPHKQALLSMSGISGAEDLCESSRVEDLADEETSSSSRSVKSGPAEKTWRNKEDWACSRLLEWLNPEPLNPDPGAADDAAVPSDPRKSGILVHSALPVEPCTSVDDAPITDSLRWVLRKKQYSILSPADLYSWPAVARGCNTLIVSPNADQPLSYFAPLLTHILLNSIYTSPTSSAGPIAVLLCPGWEKVQAVYDLLEEMKVTPVLHPVIVLLGDSKDEAKAVRIPKNCLLLVTTPFSLVRLLSCHCFLFLRLYHLVLDEADQLFTLAPDQMATILQHFQKVTSSEQKASCPQQLVAVTKRWTSHMEGLLANHMPYPCVVMTVPEEAALYGNVQQIILMTLESSKMSVLLGPLDFTPKVGQKTLIVANSAQEVEDVFKAVSNKSAFCLKTHEGLTHQFDFVIQQWRKDIGPGTHVILVITSECLKCLGIRDATCVVHYGFPTSPKVFGGRLFCMADNFRNLSERASSQEPTESHPHPTRSVLLISERNACHVVGILRYLGRTNATLPPELLSFAQGVHVAREDQKTNKPLCSYLKSFGVCRDSIVCPDRHRLISHLDQSVLPASGVIEVVPLYIKTASVFYGRIVQKDGGFQSMASEMTSYYADKKPGAEEMLEGGLYAVQEDEVFHRVKMMSVPDRGDRLFFSVMVRFIDVGKEEEVKSHQVLQLPEQFHSLPGQAVEIIVCRVKPVDAETDWHPKVTRVINKKIRGLQHRARVVLSLGNTVFVDPMVRVTQVPGMKTVINEYSVQSEILNTEWGVSNPEHLDLLRALCQESKASYNKAAGHISGSGDAPASLEVRINAEVEVLAEAFRAAEVSQLADLPHLEPCEPPSPVSSMIQSLVPAPPAAELHLVPAPPAAELHLVPAPPAAERHLVPAPPAAELHLVTVCDQKPLLASQAAVGQRNTHTADLKSAEQMMRIVEGGELCPTTNQAARLNPGENGVSAGDDQSSSQQLISTNEIDCDESTKSFHPTARWYQTSDSVIVTVKLTNPESQRCDFYPDRVVYRSVRSRPPIAHLLHTTSNIQWSFLSRALYTGGSGYMFSMASVCVN